The Listeria monocytogenes genome window below encodes:
- a CDS encoding CDP-glycerol:glycerophosphate glycerophosphotransferase, giving the protein MNSDSNNNINKNREAGISIIIPLYNVEEVILETLESIHEQTFDMYEVLLIDDGSTDKTIEMVTEYISDKPQFQLHTQPNGGPASARNHGLRLANRMYICFVDSDDIIPNYALQLMYDGAISTGSKLVTGATKRFNSGSEWFIPMHIQYNIAKPGMKTLLKNPELFYSIGPCAKLYHHSLIDGVFFPENIRYGEDQPFVLHALLQAENIYTVEKVVYYYRLRDGESQSLTQSVNKDPIRILKSVFQIFDYGEAELLKNNTEYEVALKYYQRVSSVELWGALRAAIESKKSENQQIAFTMTLDWLKTKSDDFLNIIPSFRYFLLFSSIERVRYITKDNKENYRQLIMYLWERQGEEAKIAFRKAYPIHMKAALQIMEHNNWGAARKISFKFIIRRKFKVPILIRKISRGIIFRLATLMPRKKDQVILATERSTRLEGNLLSIYDYLFYNDMPQKVYVFLRKNRNWFEMFQLYYALGRTKTIVLDDYYNKIYGLKFNKKTHVVQSWHATGAFKKFGFSALEGTDANTEEFETRAHSPYTDVLVSSEGIIPEYMEAFRKQANQIKPIGVPRTDVFFDQEYVAYTKEKYMKMYPQLRDKKVLLYAPTFRGGPNERFNYSVVLDIAALKKELGDTHILILKFHPVIKNVSFNVDKNDSFILDLTSNNDINDLMLFSDALITDYSSVIFEFSLMNKPIYFFAYDIDDYLDERGFYFDYKATIPGEVFKDTPSLIESIKTENYNYDELEVFKKKFVGSLDGNSTKRFVETYIVQANEEVKDL; this is encoded by the coding sequence ATGAACAGTGATTCAAATAATAACATCAATAAGAATCGAGAAGCAGGAATAAGCATTATTATTCCATTATATAATGTGGAAGAAGTAATCCTGGAAACGCTCGAAAGCATCCATGAGCAAACATTTGACATGTACGAAGTTTTATTAATTGACGATGGTTCAACAGATAAAACAATAGAAATGGTGACAGAATATATATCAGATAAGCCGCAATTTCAGTTGCATACACAACCAAATGGTGGACCAGCTTCGGCTAGAAATCATGGGTTACGTCTTGCAAATAGAATGTATATTTGCTTTGTGGACAGTGACGATATTATTCCGAACTATGCACTTCAACTAATGTATGACGGCGCGATATCCACTGGTTCAAAATTGGTTACAGGTGCAACGAAACGCTTTAATTCAGGAAGTGAATGGTTCATTCCGATGCATATCCAATATAATATTGCCAAGCCAGGAATGAAAACACTACTGAAAAATCCGGAACTATTTTATTCGATAGGTCCTTGTGCGAAACTCTACCATCACTCTTTGATAGATGGTGTATTTTTCCCTGAAAATATTCGTTATGGTGAAGATCAACCATTTGTATTGCACGCTTTACTCCAAGCAGAAAATATCTATACTGTGGAAAAAGTAGTTTATTATTACCGACTACGTGATGGTGAATCGCAATCGTTAACGCAATCTGTAAATAAAGATCCAATTCGTATTTTAAAATCTGTTTTTCAAATATTTGACTACGGAGAAGCAGAGTTACTTAAAAATAATACGGAATATGAAGTAGCATTAAAATATTATCAACGTGTATCTAGTGTGGAGCTTTGGGGCGCTTTAAGAGCGGCTATTGAAAGTAAGAAAAGTGAAAATCAACAAATTGCTTTCACAATGACATTAGATTGGTTAAAAACCAAATCAGATGATTTTCTAAATATAATTCCTTCCTTTAGGTATTTCTTGTTGTTCAGCAGTATCGAACGTGTTCGCTATATTACAAAAGACAATAAAGAAAACTATCGCCAACTAATTATGTATTTGTGGGAGAGACAAGGAGAGGAAGCAAAAATTGCATTTAGAAAAGCATATCCTATTCATATGAAAGCTGCTTTACAAATTATGGAACATAATAATTGGGGAGCCGCTCGTAAAATTTCTTTTAAATTTATTATCCGTCGTAAATTTAAGGTACCTATTTTAATTCGGAAAATAAGCAGAGGTATTATTTTTAGACTGGCTACTTTGATGCCACGCAAAAAAGACCAAGTTATTTTAGCTACGGAACGTAGCACTCGTTTAGAAGGAAATTTATTATCTATTTATGATTACCTGTTTTATAATGATATGCCGCAAAAAGTCTATGTGTTTTTACGGAAAAATCGGAATTGGTTTGAAATGTTCCAATTGTATTATGCATTAGGACGAACTAAAACAATTGTATTAGATGATTATTACAACAAAATTTATGGTTTGAAGTTTAATAAAAAGACACATGTGGTACAATCATGGCATGCGACAGGGGCTTTCAAGAAGTTTGGCTTTAGTGCCCTTGAAGGTACAGATGCTAATACAGAAGAATTTGAAACACGTGCCCATTCACCTTACACAGATGTTCTTGTTAGTTCGGAAGGCATAATTCCAGAATATATGGAAGCTTTTAGAAAACAAGCTAATCAAATTAAACCTATTGGTGTACCTAGAACAGATGTGTTTTTTGATCAAGAATATGTGGCATATACAAAAGAAAAATATATGAAAATGTATCCGCAACTTCGCGACAAGAAAGTGTTGCTTTATGCGCCAACTTTCCGCGGTGGGCCAAATGAACGTTTTAATTATAGCGTTGTACTTGATATCGCTGCTTTGAAAAAAGAACTTGGTGATACACATATTTTAATTTTAAAATTCCATCCTGTTATTAAAAACGTGTCATTTAATGTGGATAAAAATGATTCATTCATTTTAGATTTGACGTCGAACAACGATATTAATGATCTAATGCTATTTAGTGATGCGCTTATTACGGATTATTCTTCAGTTATTTTTGAATTTAGTTTAATGAATAAGCCAATTTATTTCTTTGCATATGATATTGATGATTATTTGGATGAACGTGGATTTTATTTTGATTACAAAGCAACTATTCCTGGCGAAGTTTTCAAAGATACTCCGTCGCTCATTGAGTCAATTAAAACGGAAAATTATAATTACGACGAACTGGAAGTCTTTAAAAAGAAATTTGTTGGAAGCCTAGATGGCAATTCAACGAAGCGTTTTGTAGAGACCTATATTGTTCAAGCGAATGAGGAAGTGAAAGATTTATGA
- the galU gene encoding UTP--glucose-1-phosphate uridylyltransferase GalU — MRVKKAVIPAAGLGTRFLPATKAMPKEILPIVDKPTIQYIVEEAVASGIEDILIVTGKGKRAIEDHFDSVPELENNLREKNKLELLHLVEQTTNINLHFIRQAKPKGLGDAILQAKGFVGNEPFIVMLGDDIVESKIPCSKQLMNQYEKTHSSVIGVQTVPHEETYRYGIIDPINEYDKNLYNVKGFVEKPDPASAPSDLAILGRYLLTPQIFDFLETQKPGAGGEIQLTDAINSLNEVQRVFAYDFEGQRFDVGDKFGFIQTTMQFALKHPEIKDDVKDLIDDLYNQIHKNDKK, encoded by the coding sequence ATGAGAGTAAAAAAAGCTGTAATTCCGGCTGCTGGTTTAGGAACCCGCTTTTTACCAGCAACCAAAGCAATGCCTAAAGAAATCTTACCCATTGTGGATAAACCAACCATACAATACATAGTAGAAGAAGCAGTAGCATCCGGTATAGAAGATATTTTAATTGTAACCGGTAAAGGTAAACGCGCGATTGAAGACCATTTTGATTCCGTCCCTGAACTTGAAAACAATTTACGGGAAAAAAATAAACTTGAATTACTACATTTAGTAGAGCAAACAACTAACATTAACTTGCACTTTATTCGTCAAGCGAAACCAAAAGGACTTGGTGATGCCATCCTTCAAGCAAAAGGTTTTGTAGGCAATGAACCATTTATCGTTATGTTAGGTGATGACATTGTTGAATCCAAAATCCCTTGTTCCAAACAATTAATGAATCAATACGAAAAAACGCATAGTTCTGTCATCGGAGTCCAAACTGTCCCTCACGAAGAGACATATCGTTATGGTATTATTGATCCAATTAATGAATATGATAAAAACTTATATAATGTAAAAGGTTTTGTGGAAAAACCAGATCCTGCTAGTGCACCTTCTGATTTAGCCATCCTTGGACGTTATTTATTAACACCACAAATTTTTGACTTCTTAGAAACACAAAAACCTGGTGCTGGCGGTGAAATTCAATTAACTGATGCAATCAACAGTTTGAATGAAGTACAACGTGTATTTGCTTATGACTTTGAAGGACAGCGCTTTGACGTTGGCGATAAATTCGGCTTTATCCAAACAACGATGCAATTCGCTTTGAAGCATCCCGAAATCAAAGATGATGTGAAAGATTTGATTGACGACTTATATAACCAAATTCATAAAAACGATAAAAAATAA
- a CDS encoding glycosyltransferase family 2 protein has translation MEKPFLTVVVPCYNEEEVLSESVTQLTNIIEKLVMSESISDKSQIMFVDDGSKDRTWELIQQYSKSNEHVSGLKLSRNYGHQGALLAGLTEAHAYSDCVVSIDADLQDDVNAIIEFIEKYHEGYDVVYGVRDKRDTDTYFKRNSALAFYRIMSKLGVNMVPNHADYRLLSKRALTEFLRYKEENMFIRGIVPLLGFKSTKVFYNRNERFAGESKYPLKKMVLFAVDGITSFSVAPIRLLLVLGSVIFMIGVVMGIYAIVQKIIGAVVPGWTSLIVSLWLIGGIQLIGIGVLGEYIGKIFKQVKERPRFTIEENVFETKCKENKISER, from the coding sequence GTGGAAAAGCCATTTTTAACAGTTGTGGTACCTTGTTATAATGAAGAAGAAGTTCTGAGCGAGAGTGTTACACAACTAACAAATATTATAGAAAAATTAGTGATGAGTGAATCAATCAGTGACAAAAGTCAAATTATGTTTGTAGATGATGGAAGTAAAGATAGAACTTGGGAACTTATACAACAATACTCAAAATCAAATGAACATGTATCTGGACTAAAATTAAGTCGGAATTATGGACACCAAGGAGCTTTACTGGCTGGCTTAACAGAAGCACATGCGTATTCAGATTGTGTCGTGTCTATTGATGCTGATTTACAAGATGATGTAAATGCGATTATTGAGTTTATAGAAAAATACCATGAAGGTTACGATGTCGTTTATGGCGTACGAGATAAACGTGACACAGACACTTACTTCAAAAGAAATTCAGCGTTAGCTTTCTATAGAATCATGAGCAAACTAGGAGTTAATATGGTTCCGAATCATGCGGACTATCGACTGCTTAGCAAACGTGCATTAACAGAATTCTTACGTTATAAAGAAGAAAACATGTTTATTCGAGGCATTGTACCATTATTAGGTTTTAAATCTACGAAAGTATTTTACAATCGAAATGAGAGATTTGCAGGAGAATCAAAATACCCACTTAAGAAAATGGTTTTATTTGCTGTGGATGGAATTACATCTTTCAGTGTTGCACCCATTCGATTATTATTAGTCCTTGGATCTGTTATTTTTATGATAGGCGTAGTAATGGGGATTTATGCCATTGTTCAAAAAATCATTGGTGCTGTTGTACCTGGTTGGACATCTTTAATTGTTTCCTTGTGGTTAATTGGCGGAATTCAATTAATTGGTATTGGTGTTCTAGGTGAATACATTGGAAAAATCTTCAAACAAGTAAAAGAACGACCGCGTTTTACTATTGAAGAGAATGTTTTTGAAACAAAATGCAAAGAAAATAAAATCAGCGAGAGATAG
- a CDS encoding glycosyltransferase family 39 protein: MKNRLAYIFNAFFILIFGYLLCISIFKPLEISFNHPSIFILFSAAALLVLIGFYQFSTRLNTKGDGVITIFLVSLIILTQIYLLFSLQMNSYADAFLIKGEALNMLSNGGHATTQNYFLMYPNNIFITIIRYWLYSVGGTLGITNTYLLESVFLFVCMNITIFVLYWIVRKENGNKFGNIYLLIVLFCVPLFGYIWYFYTDTLVLPFTALIALFYYLYTKSSKWWYFIIIGLLFAVGYQIKPNIIILLPAMLIHLCFISNWRKILLNTAIVVICFFGLSTVFTPIAESYDFKKDPTIEFPQTHWIMMGLGDPAGRYNSEDVAYTSQFKTKEEKEEANIEKIKERIEEHGPLGLIKLFDNKVLNTWTDGTRAYTWYVNAALDYPAPYDYFFGDKRVVTELPAQLFHIINLFLICLGALRFYKKREFDMSFFVNISLVGVWLFHLFWEANQRYIMFITPLMILSSIYGFKFIVESLYTKKFDLKNGLRKGFLITSFCVFLLSTIAFAFIGNTVAGESQDINKYLVKQSYAHIDLPVTSKQIVKQTFNVDEPFNSIQIAVLKEPDEASKYRLKVVDKTHKKDIYDEVIAGSDFVEVTNYPINVNEKPKGKTEYVIEVYQVENKNPEKPLVLGTYTPDTVDLYPYGALYVNGVKKEKQDMGFTVSHVASEPIIPKYVSAIFDLGVIIIFAGTYYVFRRKTGDTR; this comes from the coding sequence GTGAAGAATAGGTTAGCTTATATTTTTAATGCGTTTTTTATACTTATTTTTGGTTACTTACTTTGCATAAGCATTTTTAAACCGCTAGAAATTAGTTTTAATCATCCGAGTATATTTATATTATTTAGTGCTGCGGCGCTTTTAGTACTTATAGGATTTTATCAATTTTCTACTAGATTGAATACAAAGGGAGATGGTGTAATAACCATCTTTTTGGTTAGCTTGATTATATTAACTCAAATTTATTTGCTTTTCTCCTTGCAAATGAATTCATATGCAGATGCTTTTCTTATCAAAGGAGAAGCATTGAATATGCTTTCTAATGGAGGCCATGCAACAACGCAGAATTATTTTTTAATGTATCCTAATAATATATTTATAACGATTATAAGGTACTGGTTATATTCTGTTGGAGGTACACTTGGTATTACTAATACGTATTTGTTAGAAAGTGTTTTTCTTTTTGTTTGTATGAATATTACTATTTTTGTATTGTACTGGATTGTTCGTAAAGAAAATGGTAATAAATTTGGGAACATCTACTTATTAATTGTTTTATTCTGCGTGCCATTATTTGGCTATATTTGGTATTTCTATACAGATACACTTGTACTACCATTTACAGCGCTGATTGCCTTATTTTATTATCTATACACGAAAAGTAGTAAGTGGTGGTATTTCATTATTATTGGGCTGCTGTTTGCGGTAGGTTATCAAATTAAGCCGAATATCATCATTTTACTTCCAGCAATGCTTATTCATTTATGTTTTATAAGTAATTGGCGTAAAATTCTATTGAATACGGCCATCGTAGTAATTTGCTTTTTCGGTTTAAGCACTGTTTTTACACCGATTGCAGAGAGTTATGACTTTAAGAAAGACCCAACCATTGAATTTCCTCAAACACATTGGATTATGATGGGGCTGGGCGATCCAGCTGGTCGATATAATAGCGAAGATGTTGCTTATACTTCACAATTTAAAACAAAAGAAGAAAAAGAAGAAGCCAATATTGAAAAAATTAAAGAACGCATCGAAGAACATGGGCCGCTTGGCTTAATAAAGCTTTTTGATAATAAGGTTTTAAATACATGGACAGACGGAACGCGGGCATATACGTGGTATGTTAATGCTGCACTTGATTATCCAGCTCCGTATGATTATTTCTTTGGGGATAAACGAGTGGTGACTGAATTACCTGCTCAGCTGTTCCATATTATTAATTTATTTTTAATTTGTTTAGGAGCTTTACGTTTTTATAAGAAAAGGGAATTTGATATGTCCTTTTTTGTTAATATTTCGCTAGTTGGTGTTTGGCTGTTCCACTTATTCTGGGAAGCAAATCAGCGTTATATTATGTTTATTACGCCATTAATGATTTTATCCTCTATATATGGGTTTAAGTTTATAGTAGAATCTTTATATACGAAAAAATTTGATTTGAAAAATGGCTTAAGAAAAGGCTTTTTAATCACAAGTTTTTGCGTATTTTTATTAAGTACAATTGCTTTTGCTTTTATTGGAAATACGGTTGCAGGTGAGTCACAGGATATCAATAAATATCTTGTAAAACAAAGTTATGCGCATATAGATCTTCCTGTTACTAGTAAACAAATTGTCAAGCAAACGTTTAATGTAGATGAGCCGTTCAATTCTATCCAAATAGCGGTTTTAAAAGAGCCAGATGAAGCTAGTAAATATCGTTTGAAAGTTGTAGATAAGACACATAAGAAAGATATTTACGATGAAGTTATAGCTGGATCAGATTTTGTAGAAGTTACAAATTATCCAATTAATGTAAATGAAAAGCCAAAAGGCAAAACGGAATATGTTATTGAAGTCTATCAAGTGGAAAATAAAAACCCTGAAAAACCGTTAGTTTTAGGTACTTACACTCCAGATACAGTAGACCTTTATCCGTATGGAGCACTCTATGTTAATGGCGTGAAAAAAGAAAAGCAAGATATGGGGTTCACTGTCTCACATGTTGCTTCTGAACCAATAATACCGAAATATGTCTCCGCTATTTTTGATTTGGGTGTTATAATTATTTTTGCAGGAACATATTATGTGTTTAGAAGGAAAACTGGAGATACTAGATGA